The segment AGTCAGTTGGCACAACCACATTCTATTGAAAAATTCTCCTGATAATATGAAGTTCCACCTTTATGACAAAGCAAATCTCCATGCACATTTGGGTTTATTACTGAAGCCCAATATAAAGTCCCTTCAAAAACTTTATCTCAGGGGCTTGCTCAGTGGCTTGGTGGTTgagtccacatgctccacttctgcagccaggggttcacaggttcggatcccaggtgcagacctaacactgctcattaagccatgctgtggtggcatctcacataaaatagaggaagattggcagagatgttagctcagcgacaatcttcctcaagcaaaatcttcctcaagcaaaaacaggaaggttGGTaacccatgttagctcagggccaatcttcctcagaaaaaaaacaaaactgaaaacaaaaacaaacttaatTTCATATGATAATTTGAGATCAAGTTAATTTCAGGAATTTTAATAATGAAACTTTCTATGATGAAGTACAAAGTCTGACATTTGGGATTATTTGTTCAAGATCACAGATTTGGAATTTATAAACAATATTTGCAGTTTCAcatccattatttttttctactactCCATAGGTattagggtaaaaaaaaaaaaagaaaacagaaaggctaataaaatggagatattgtTACCAAGCGAGGGCTCACTACTCAATGCACATAAAGAGCCATTATTACACTTTTGATTGGAGGGCTTCAAgtatttatggtaaggttttaagcatttatggtaaaattttaaacatttacagtAAGATGGGGAAGGGGTTTTAATACTGGGTCTTCCTGGACCATGGGCCCCTCACCTCTGGTGAAACTCCAACTTTCAAGTTTCAGTCGTGTCCCAGTTTCTTTTGCtccatggggaggagaatcttccattctgcagtcatttcaggtcaagatttcctCTCGTTCACATGCTCTGGCTACGTGACTTTGAGAATTTTCTGAGAAACAATTCTTagtcactctgttgataagagatggggtcagtttgAACTGGTGTTGGAGGCCCATTGTTACAATACTAGACAAAAACACatgttgaattttaattttgtcatttaaacGGAGGAGTCTGGATTAGTAATGCTCAATAACTTGGGGGAAGAAAGATTAGATCAAATTTGGAAGCATTAGTTTTTGTTCCTGGTCTACCTGTCTGTggtcttgagcaagttatttgatttttttttctgagttttggaATTGTTATCAGCTAaatatgaataattaaaattattcccCTAATTTATACAGTTGCTATGACtatcaaatgaattaatatgtaTCTTCTGCTTATGAAATATCTTATATGATAAACATGAGTATAGTGTGAGAATGAGGAGCTTTAtggaaggaaaatatgaaaaacatcatattttagaaagattactttTGCAACTTTTGAAGTTATATTATTGTTCTCACAATAGCTAGCAAATGCAATGGGTAATTTTACCTATTTCATAATCTATATTATAAAAGTCATCTCAACAACCACCAAAATCAAGTTTTACTGAAACTGATGTGGTTTCCTCTGAGCTGACTTGCATGCCCAAAGTTTACATTTTGTTGGAAACATTTTCCTGCCTTGCTTCTGTGGTTGTCTTATCTTCTAGTCCCTCTGGTTCTTCTCTCTGGgacatgtttgcagcagcagatGTTAATTATATTGAATCTCAGAGGCTTAAATAGAAGGAAGGGACCAAAACATTAACAGCAAGAAAGAAGGGACCAAGACAGACCATACTCATGGGAAAGCTCCCTATGGACCTGTCGATTCTATGGATGGCCGTAAATTGAAGTCAGCTTCTTGGAGTTGACACTTAAGTGTGTGAGAGGGAGCTTGGTTGATACTCTACGGAACTGAGAAGAAATCCAAACAGCAAACAGTGTCTGGGTATTATGTTTGGGTCACAGGTCAGTCTTCCATAACTTCCCATCTCTTTGTCACGTACTAAACAAACTGATGCATTACAACCTGGCATCATGTAAATACAGAAAGGGTTTGGGAAGGGAAGGATAATCAAAATGAAAGGTCACCTTACTTTGTCATTAGTTACTTCATAAGTGGTGTAAAGGGAACATTCGGGGTAGAactataaagtaaaaattttttaaaagtgtaaaaagtTTGATTCGACAGCCACATATGTTTTTGTCTGAGAGAAGAACAATGGAATTATGAAAAGTATACTGATCTAGGATTCAAAATCTTATTCAAATCTTTGCTTCTGAACTTAACTAGATTTACATTCTTGGGTAAGTCCTCTAAGCTCTTCTTGCCTGAGTTTCCTCTcttctatcatttaaaaaataccattctTGCTCTAGAAGATTATtatgagaacaaaacaaacagacatgTGAGGAGGATTGCATATATGTTCAAAAgcaattatatgtatatacacatgcatatataaaattatatatatatattattgtggaaatttttatataaatattctgGAATTTGAAAATCCTTGTTACACATTATTTTACTGTGAATAAGGCTATGGGAAAATACAAATGTTACTATTAGTGTTCTTTACCTTTGGAAACTTCTATTTTCCTCTAAATATTAAGTGTGCCATTTCCCACTTTTTAGATTGAAACTGCTGTTTGCATTACAAACAGTTTGTAGTAAtaatatattgattttgtgtaGGAACCAACTGAGCTCTGAAAGGCCtaccattatttaaaataagggTATCCAATAGACAGAAAGCAAGGCATTAAAACTGCAGCAAAGATCCTTAGACAGTAGCATTAAGATTATCTAAAGTGAATCAGAGGTGAAATGAACACCTAAacattgtttctgttttgtcttaTTAACCTATTATATCAGAATCGTGCTTACAAACTTGTTAAAGGGCATATTAGGATGTAAACATCTAAAATAATGGGCTCCATGCTTTCTTAAGCCATGTAGTCAGATACTTCTTCCCTGCTCCCCTTCATTCCTTTGCACCTCCCACTTGCCTGAGAGGCACAGATCCTTCTGTCTTCCCAACTCCAGTTTCTCACCCTCTGGGGGACTCAGCAGTATTTTCTTAAACTTCGTGTTTAGATAAATCAAGCTCTACTAATCCCATGATGTTCCTGTACAGCCAGAAAGACGAGAACTTGCCACAGTCCTTTCCAGGCAAATAAACTGAATTACTGGATTTCGTCTTACCCctttaatctttattttccactttgtttcttttgctctctACATTCAcatattcaacagatatttatttaagCATCTACAATGTACTAGAAAGAACATTACTATCttgatatatttatcttttttctttctcattctgttttgctttccttatttttttccttgtgtctctACTTTCTGAGTTTATCTATTGCTGTCATTTCattattacttattttatctCTATATTCTTATAAATCTTCAACATCAGGTGTGCTAGCATATATTCTGAAAAACAATGATACATGCTACATATTCTTCTTTAATAACTCTATTGTTCTCCTGGAGTATATGTGTGATTTGATTTTATTCGTAACAGTCCAAGCTTATCTCAGAAACTTAATAACATGCTGTGTCCATTTGGAGATACTGGGTagacaaaaacaaattaaaattatgaaaatgatatGACAATAACCTTTGAAAGGTAGGAAGAGAAAgtcagttttctttatattttgaaaaacattatcTGAGTTCAGGTAAGTGATGAGATTTTGAATTTTTAGTAAGAAAATAATGCAGATAGAGTGAATTCTGCAATTGTCCCTTTTAGGATTCTAATTGGATAAGGAATTACTTGGATGCTCTTTAAGGGACATCCTTCTGTAAGTAATCCTGCAGCACAGGAGTGGTCTTCCTTTGATGGCAATAGGTTAGGCAAAATTTGGTTCAGAAACATGCATAAAGATAAAATTGTTTCTTGACATTGAatcaaaatactattttttatttttatgataatccTCTAATCAACCAGCAATATCATTTCTTTGTGgatataatataatacaaaatataatcaTATTTCCAAGGCTCTATTCCTAAAGTCTCACTATCACAGGATAATAAAttggagaaaaagataaattgaatAGGATCAGTTTTAAATGAAGAGTGTCATTGTAGAGGTAAGAAATGGTAGGGCTTACAAAAGGAGAAGTCTCAAGAAAATAACCAACTTAATTTTCCATAGAAGGCTACAGGCACCTGGAGATTTCCAGAATCATCCCTATATAATTTTACCATGTAACTTGTCTTACCCATATTTCAGTTActgtttatatttctctttatattatatattataatgtatattttctttctttaattcacaaaataaattcttatcCAATTATCATGAAAGCGGTATGGagttaatatgcaaatattttgatTCTTATTCTCTAGGTGAACAAGTCTAACCACAAGAATATGAAGTGACTTATTCAAAGTCCATTGATttttagtaagtaaaataaatgtatttattggtCGATTAGTTACATCATCTTGAGAATtagcaataaaatttttaaaatgtttgtgtgAAGAGTAACGTAGGGCATATTTAAATTCTCCTTTGCCATATTGGGCTCGGAATGGAAAAGTAAGTAATGTATCTGGGTTCcattttgatgaaaataattgAAGTCATAAGTGAAAAAAAGTGCTAAAACTAAGATGCCAACGTAATCTAACATATCAGAACACCAAAGGGAAGAGTTTTATAGTTGCTGGTTTCAATTGAATTCAAATTAATTAAAGTGTAGTAAATATCTATCACGTTTAACACATAATCTTGCTTCTATAAGTAacatgcttatccttaaagaacgTTTAATCAATCTAGTCAGGAAAATAGGCCCgtacagaaacacaaataaatgcatacatacatacgtacatacatacatacatatatgtaatatgtataaatacatgtatatatacataaaaatctgAAGTGTATCGTAagagaattacaaataaaatgcTCTACAGGATTAGTAAAGAAGGTGAATGGGaaatatttaagaacattttGTACTTGAAATGATCCATGCAGGATACACAGCAACAAATGGAGTTTCACATTAGCataaacacaaggaaaaaagtAGGAAGTTTAGCTGGGTTAATGGATGGATGTTTGACCCAATGCATAGTTTGACTCATTATTACAGGAGGCTTTGAGTCTTAGATTGCATTTTAATATACTGTATTAGAATATGGAGATGCACTGAAGAGTTTTGAACTGCGATGCGCATGATCACAATAGAACCAAGGAAAGACTGTTCTCCTAATATGCTAGGATGCTGTGAAGATGACAGAGCAATTGTAAGTGGGAAGACTAGTTTGAAATCTAGAGACCATGGAACACTGAACTATTTTCTATGTGTCTACTTTAATGTTTTTTGATAGATATCGATTTAATGGATAGATATGACATAGAATGTTAAAGAAGAATTGGTCCAGCTTGACAACTTGGATGACACATTAGGCAATTGCAATCCAAAGAGAATAATTAGGTTCCGGATACCAAAAAACATGTatctataaataaaacaaagaaattagaaGTATGAGATGGATGAATAATGAACTCAGTTTTGGATTTAGTGATTCTGAAGTTTGGACTGTGAAACAAGCGTGTCTCCCTATTATTCTGCACTGCTGTTCATTCCCCACACTGTCTAATTTATAATCGGTCAcatcattataaaaaataaacctgGCCAATTAAGTCTACTAATCCTGCAAAGTTTAGGAGCACAAGAAGAATAGAATGTAAGGCCAACTAAGAGGATCAGGAAAATAAGTAATCAAAGGGTCCTTGACTAGCAGTCACATCATGTTTACTATCCCTCAGTAGATATTTGTTAACTATATTTGTTACAAATACCATTATACACTATGTATAGATGCACAAATAGAAGACAAATTCAGTACTTTTAGGAATTTCATaagtaaggaaaaataattattaatagttatTGAATAACTAGCATATGAAAAGATCTGAATTATGCCTGCAAATTACATAATACCACTGAGTCTTATGAGCTGGGtatgattattctcattttaaagatgagaaaaatgaaacacaaaaaaattGAAGCACATCTCCAAAGCAGACAGGAGTAAATGGAATGACTGTGATTTGAAGGAACACGAAAAATGCCTTTTACAAAATAACTAGATAAAAATATAAGGCAAATTTGCCATCATGTGAGAGTTAAACTGAAAGAAATTTAGGATTTTAGAGAATGGAAAAATTATTCATTGGAATTATTCCTCAGAAATTATATCATAAAGGAACTGTGTGatttggaagagagaagagtAGGATAGAGGCTCCTCAGATGGCAGAAatagtataaataataaataataaaagaataaagaagagagcaagggaaatatttaaatttacatgTGTTGATGTTATGCTGAGAGATTACAAATTTATATACAGGCCCAATTTCAGGGAACCAAGTATTTGAAactctttctggtgattttgctCAGAGGTTAAAATTCCATCAAATTTATCCAGATATTTTTACAAGAGCATTTTCACAGCAAGTGGTGTTCTAAGGCCTTACTGCTTCAAGCATATGTTatcttgtttgaattttttatttctttcccttatttctaaattttctgaaCAGGATCAGCATTAATGCTTGGAAGAAGTAAAGGGAATTCTGACATTCTGACCTTTCATCGTGCAAATTTTATGAAGTGCTCTAGTTCACATTATGTTCCTGACCAGGGTTAGTTTGAGGAAGGTGAAGATGCCAAGATGCCTTGGCTGCCCCTCAGCTGCTGATCTATCtgccttcttcttcttgtcctttGTTCAACCTGTGTTTGGGAAACTCTTCCTTCTCCCAATCTGTTTCAATCTATACTCTGTAGTTTCAATAAAGTATTCATGACATGTAAGGTTGATGGTAGTTTTATTGGAAATTCTtagaaaagaagacatcaaaatcCAAAGGGAATGACAGCTAACCAGAAAAAACTCATTAAGTAAGCAAAATTTCTGAACTACTTTGCTGGTGTTCTCTTTGGTCTTTTCTCAATAATCTTTCAATATTACATTGACAATGTTGGTTCAACATCTTaccataatcaagatatagaTGCAgattacagcaaaattgaggatTTTATCTCAGCATCCCTGATGGCTAATTCTCAGTGGCTTCCTTCTACCATTGATACCCATAGCCAACAGTGGATATTTGGAAATCTCAGCTGGAATTTCACCTACCTCTGCCAATATGCGGATCAACAATCAGAGCTCACTAGATGATTTTATCTTATTGGGATTTTCTGACCAACCCTGGCTGGAGACGCCGCTCTTTGTAATCTTTCTGGTGGCTTACATCTTTGCCCTATTTGGAAATATCTCCATTATCCTAGTTTCCCACCTGGATCCCCAGCTTGACAGtcccatgtatttttttctctctaatctcTCTCTTCTGGACCTCTGCTATACTACTAGTACTGTCCCACAGATGCTAGTCAACCTTCGGGGACCAGAAAAGACCATTACCTATGGTGGCTGTGTTGTCCAGCTCTATATCTTCTTGGCCTTGGGTTCTACTGAATGTATACTTCTAGCCTTCATGGCCTTCGACCGTTATGTTGCTATTTGCAAGCCTCTTCACTACCCAATCATCATGAACCAGAGGCGCTGTATCCACATGGCCACTGGGACCTGGATTAGCTGTTTTGTTAACTCCCTTGTCCAGTCTGTTCTCACAGTGTTGACCCCAAGATGTGGACGGAGGGTGATAgaccatttcttctgtgaagtGCCTGCTCTTTTGAAACTAGCTTGTACTGATACTCGTATAAATGAAGCTGAGCTCAATGTGCTAGCGGCTTTGCTGCTTCTGGTACCCCTCACCCTCATCCTGGGCAGTTATGTGTTCATTTCTCGGGCAGTAATGAGAATCCGGTCTGCTGAAAGTCGCTGGAAGGCCTTTAATACCTGTGCTTCACACTTGCTGGTGgtctttctcttctactttaCAGCTATCAGTATGTATGTCCAACCTCCCTCTAGCTATTCTCGTGACAGGGGGAAGATCATGGCTCTCTTCTATGGAATTGTCACACCTACACTCAATCCATTTATCTATACACTgaggaacaaggatgtgaaaGCTGCCCTGAGAAGGGCACTGACTAAGGATTTTTGGGTCAAGACAAGATGATCTCTGAAAAGAAGACCTAACAAGAGAGTATGGATGTGTTTGTCTGTCAAAGAAGTTGTCAGACAGACATGGAAGTGATGAAAAAACAGTGTATCAAGTGTCATAAAGTTCACAAGTGGATCAGGACCAAGAAGGAACCAATCAGCTCTTGGTGATCTTTACATAGCGCTTTTCCACTTATgagaatattcattttaaaatactgaatccTACCAAATCATGTCACTTTTCTCCCTAACCCCAACTACTATTTAACTTAGTTTCAGGGGGAAAACTGGTATAGTATTTAGAGAAAAGATATTTAGAgagtttagaaaatatatttggcataaattatttttaaatgaatctcaagtaaattgaaaatgatcccatctttaaaaaaaaaaatgccactaCTATCCTGAGTTAACTTTAATCAACATGTATTGACAGCATTTAGTCATCTTCCAACATCCAATGTCCAATTATATCATCTACCAAAGGCTTTTTAAGGTCccagaagtaaatgaaatcaaGAGACATTTAGGTCAAGAGCACATAAGATAGAAATATGCAAAATTACACGTATGAAAAATTTTAGAGagtgattttaaatataaattatttttgccaTAAACCTTAGTCTTACACTGTGATGATAAACAGTGAGTTCACGATCAATACAATAGAAGTTACTCTAGAAGGACAGAGGAAACAGTGGGATGTTTTGAAGAGTAAACAGTGGTGGAAAAACAACAGGCAAAAACTCTTCCAACTCAAGAAAACTTACTGGAGGTTTCCAAGTTTGACAAGATAGCTTCCTACATGCCTTAACTGGGTAAGTTAGTTCTAGTTCAGTGTGGGGATTATGAGAATATCATGTTGAATTCAAAGCTTTGGTTGATCTATtagctttattcctttttaacaAAATGTTTCATAGCTACTGGCTATAAACTGCCTCACAAATACATGTTAGTCACTGATACCTAAACAAAACAGAGCGAGTTTAGGAAAAGCTCAATGTCATTGcctgaaatgcaaatcaaatctcaTTCTTCATTAAGGGGCATATATAGTCCCATCAACAGAGTGGTGTACAATCTGTGTGCCTTCTGGGCAAAATCATTTATTATCTTTGACTATAATTTCTTTGCCACCAAATGGGgatactaacatttgcattaaTTCAAAAATGCATGAAATTATATTTCTCATAGGACattgaatttaatatttaatattgtaaGTGTCCCATAAAGGAAATCCAAATAATCAAAGTTTAATTCTTAATTCATGGAGCTCTACATCATTTTCTATTGGATGACTAATGAAATCATGAACTAAACGCTCATTCTGAGGCATCAGTACAATTTCTGCCATTCTCTCGCTTTCACTATGCATCCCCAAGCTTTCTTTATAAAACTATACTTTCCAAAGTGCAACCTTCCATAAatacatttaatcatttttacTTATTCCTGTTCTCtgtagttatttcaaaataatggaTCAGATTCCTTTACTAAGATATGCTGTAAATGTCTTGATAAACATGaacaattttctgaaaatctTTCAGTGTGTTTCATCAGGTTCCTTAatctggaagaataaatacaCTGACAGTGTGAATTCTGGGATCTGAATTAAATTGGTGTATGACTAGGAACATTAATGATCCACCTGAGTtaaacaatgacaaaaattataaaactttggAATTATAAATATTGAAGATAGGATATAACAAAAGACATGCATAAAATCTCCACCAAAAGATATGACAATTTAATAATTTGAGATTACCACGTCATGGGATATTTCATATGAACTTTCCCTTTTTCCCATATGCCAGCATGAACCCTGGTCTTTCACAACTCAgcatattaaaatgcattttaaaccTTGTTTTTTTTGACAGCATTGTTTAGCCAGAACCGCATGCAGTGCCTTCTCCTCAGGTGGATCCTATTTGAACACTTCAAGTACATTGCCTTTCAATATAAGTCCTTCCTAAGCCCATTTACACTCATATTTGTAATTTCGCATATTTCTCTAGCAGGTTTTGGCCATGATAAATGTTCAGTAAAAACACCAAACATAATTGGAT is part of the Equus caballus isolate H_3958 breed thoroughbred chromosome 20, TB-T2T, whole genome shotgun sequence genome and harbors:
- the OR2B4C gene encoding olfactory receptor family 2 subfamily B member 4C (The RefSeq protein has 2 substitutions compared to this genomic sequence) yields the protein MWINNQSSLDDFILLGFSDQPWLETPLFVIFLVAYIFALFGNISIILVSHLDPQLDSPMYFFLSNLSLLDLCYTTSTVPQMLVNLRGPEKTITYGGCVVQLYIFLALGSTECILLAVMAFDRYVAICKPLHYPIIMNQRRCIHMATGTWISCFVNSLVQSVLTVLTPRCGRRVIDHFFCEVPALLKLACTDTRINEAELNVLAALLLLVPLTLILGSYVFISRAVMRIRSAESRWKAFNTCASHLLVVFLFYFTAISMYVQPPSSYSRDRGKIMALFYGIVTPTLNPFIYTLRNKDVKAALRRALTKDFWVKTR